From Anomalospiza imberbis isolate Cuckoo-Finch-1a 21T00152 chromosome 6, ASM3175350v1, whole genome shotgun sequence, one genomic window encodes:
- the SLC10A1 gene encoding LOW QUALITY PROTEIN: hepatic sodium/bile acid cotransporter (The sequence of the model RefSeq protein was modified relative to this genomic sequence to represent the inferred CDS: inserted 1 base in 1 codon; deleted 1 base in 1 codon), whose product MNKTKGAFDRPELWSQGCTQSSASLTNLSPPFAFGQQAMDTALNIILVVVLLVIMVSLGCTMEIAKITTHLRRPKGVAIAIXAQYSMMPLTAFILHKLFQLGTSEFLAILICGCSPGGNLSNIFSLALRGNMNLSVVMTACSMVLAIGLKPLLLYLYSGGLYEDDLEGKVLYKGIITSLVLMLIPCAISIILNVKKPQYTGLITKAGMVMLLLSSAAIIVLSVANMGSCIMVVFSPSLLGTSAVMPLTGFLLSYAVSAAFKLDDRCRQTVCMETGCQNVQLCSAILKVSFTPEIIGPLYFFPLLYLLFQLGEGFLLILVFWIHDRKKQANGKYSFAPLLLILSMLQCNYRCIAAL is encoded by the exons ATGAACAAGACCAAGGGAGCTTTTGATCGCCCAGAACTTTGGAGCCAAGGTTGCACACAGAGCAGTGCCTCCCTGACCAACCTGTCACCGCCCTTTGCATTTGGACAGCAGGCTATGGACACAGCCCTGAACATAATCCTTGTTGTGGTCCTCCTGGTCATCATGGTGTCTCTGGGATGTACAATGGAGATAGCCAAGATCACAACTCACCTCAGGAGACCTAAAGGTGTGGCAATAGCCA TGGCTCAGTACAGCATGATGCCCTTGACAGCATTCATATTGCACAAACTCTTCCAGCTGGGCACCTCAGAATTCCTGGCCATCCTCatctgtggctgcagccca GGGGGAAACCTCTCCAACATCTTTAGCCTGGCACTGAGAGGGAACATGAACCTCAG TGTTGTAATGACTGCATGCTCCATGGTCCTGGCAATTGGATTAAAGCCACTGCTTCTGTACCTTTACTCGGGAGGACTATATGAGGATGATTTGGAGGGCAAGGTACTTTACAAAGGAATAATCACTTCCCTGGTGCTGATGCTAATCCCCTGTGCCATCAGCATCATCTTGAATGTGAAGAAACCACAGTACACTGGCCTTATCACCAAG GCAGGGATGGTTATGCTTCTACTGTCATCTGCTGCTATAATTGTTCTGTCTGTGGCCAATATGGGAAGCTGTATCATGGTTGTCTTCTCACCATCTCTCCTGGGAACTTCTGCCGTAATGCCCCTTACAGGATTCCTGCTGAGCTACGCTGTCTCTGCAGCCTTCAAGCTTGATGACCG GTGCAGGCAGACAGTGTGCATGGAAACTGGCTGCCAGAACGTACAGCTTTGCTCAGCTATCCTCAAGGTCTCCTTCACCCCAGAGATCATTGGCCCCCTGTACTTCTTCCCACTGCTCTACTTGCTGTTCCAGCTTGGAGAAGGATTTCTGCTCATCTTGGTCTTTTGGATCCATGACAGAAAAAAGCAAGCCAATGGCAAGTACAGCTTTGCTCCTTTATTGCTTATACTTTCCATGCTACAATGTAACTACCGATGCATCGCTGCTTTATAA